The Streptomyces pactum genome contains a region encoding:
- a CDS encoding FGGY family carbohydrate kinase, translating to MPGSVLAVDQGTSGTKALVICPERGVVGTGFAQVRPRYLPGGLVEVDPEELYGSVVDAGRRALAEAGEPVAALGLANQGETVLAWDSGTGRPLTDALVWQDRRAETVCDELSDHADELRHLTGLPLDPYFAAPKMAWIRRHLTREGHVTTSDAWLVHRLTGALVTDAATASRTQLLDLDRAEWSPRALELYGLAGERLPDVVDNAAHIGTTTAFGPELPLTGLAVDQQAALLAQRVTEPGTAKCTYGTGAFLLAQTGDGARRGASGLVSCIAWRLGGHTSYCLDGQVYAAASAVRWLTGLGVLTGAADLDTVGATVPDGGGVTFVPALAGLAAPWWRGDLRGSITGLGLDTAPGHLVRALCEGLAAQVVELADAAATDLGTPLTVLRADGGLTRSALLMQTQADLLQRPVEVSALPDATALGVGVLARLGADPGRTVAEALPAGGPAAVYEPRVTADEAAERLARFRTAVAALLAGSPA from the coding sequence ATGCCGGGCTCGGTGCTCGCCGTCGACCAGGGCACGTCCGGCACCAAGGCCCTGGTGATCTGCCCCGAACGCGGGGTCGTCGGCACCGGCTTCGCACAGGTCCGCCCCAGATACCTCCCCGGTGGCCTGGTGGAGGTGGATCCCGAGGAGCTGTACGGCTCGGTGGTCGACGCGGGCCGCCGCGCGCTGGCCGAGGCGGGCGAGCCGGTCGCCGCCCTGGGCCTGGCCAACCAGGGCGAGACCGTGCTCGCCTGGGACTCGGGCACCGGCCGCCCGCTCACCGACGCGCTGGTCTGGCAGGACCGCCGCGCCGAGACGGTCTGCGACGAACTCTCGGACCACGCCGACGAGTTGCGGCATCTGACCGGTCTGCCCCTCGACCCGTACTTCGCCGCGCCCAAAATGGCCTGGATACGACGGCACCTCACCCGGGAGGGGCACGTCACCACCTCCGACGCCTGGCTGGTCCACCGGCTCACCGGCGCCTTGGTCACCGACGCCGCGACCGCCTCCCGCACCCAGCTCCTCGACCTCGACCGCGCCGAGTGGTCGCCGCGCGCTCTGGAGCTGTACGGCCTGGCCGGAGAACGGCTCCCGGACGTCGTCGACAACGCCGCCCACATCGGCACCACCACGGCATTCGGCCCCGAACTCCCGCTCACCGGCCTCGCCGTCGACCAACAGGCCGCCCTGCTCGCCCAGCGCGTCACCGAGCCCGGCACCGCCAAGTGCACCTACGGCACCGGCGCGTTCCTGCTCGCCCAGACCGGCGACGGCGCCCGGCGTGGCGCCTCCGGCCTGGTGAGCTGCATCGCCTGGCGGCTCGGCGGACACACCAGCTACTGCCTGGACGGCCAGGTGTACGCGGCCGCGTCCGCCGTGCGCTGGCTGACCGGCCTCGGCGTCCTCACCGGCGCCGCCGACCTCGACACCGTGGGTGCCACGGTGCCGGACGGCGGCGGCGTCACCTTCGTGCCGGCGCTGGCCGGCCTCGCCGCCCCCTGGTGGCGCGGCGACCTGCGCGGCTCGATCACCGGACTCGGCCTGGACACCGCCCCCGGCCACCTCGTGCGCGCCCTGTGCGAGGGCCTGGCCGCGCAGGTCGTGGAACTCGCCGACGCCGCCGCGACCGACCTCGGCACCCCGCTGACGGTCCTGCGCGCCGACGGCGGCCTGACCCGCTCGGCGCTGCTCATGCAGACCCAGGCCGACCTCCTGCAACGCCCCGTCGAGGTGTCCGCCCTGCCGGACGCCACCGCGCTCGGCGTCGGCGTCCTGGCCCGGCTCGGCGCCGACCCCGGCCGCACGGTCGCCGAGGCGCTGCCCGCCGGCGGACCGGCCGCCGTGTACGAGCCCCGCGTCACCGCCGACGAGGCCGCCGAACGCCTCGCGCGCTTCCGCACGGCGGTCGCCGCACTGCTCGCCGGGAGCCCGGCATGA
- a CDS encoding amino acid permease gives MSRPSRPSGPPAPGPSAAPDEEQRLRELGYRPVLARRMGGFGNFAISFSVISILSGCMTLYGFGLGAGGPAVMLWGWAGVGLFVLCVGLALAEVTSAYPTSGALYYMADRLGGRRWGWYTGWLNLLGLLGAIAGIDYGAALFTGAFLNLQWGFEPTPEKTMLIFVAILLVHAVLNLFGVRLVSVLNSISVWWHLAGVALIVGALAVVPDHHQSPSFVFTEFVNDTGWESPLYVAAIGLLLAQYTFSGYDASAHLSEETSNASVSAARGIVRAIWVSWLAGFVLLAGLTFAIQDYEATRNTETGVPPAQILLDGLGTDGASALLLVVIVAQLFCGNAEVAAASRMVFAFSRDGALPGSALWRTVSARTQTPVAAVWLSVVVACLLALPSLYSATAYGAVTAINVIGITPAYAIPVLLRLRAGDRFTPGPWSLGRWSRPVGWTAVVWVAFVTVLFCLPQSSPVTVDTMNYAAVALAVVLALATVWWFVARRSYGTPTTAAYGDDRDQAELAEGIV, from the coding sequence ATGTCCCGCCCCTCTCGCCCCTCCGGACCGCCCGCTCCCGGGCCGTCCGCCGCCCCCGACGAGGAACAGCGCCTGCGCGAACTCGGCTACCGTCCGGTGCTGGCCCGCCGCATGGGCGGCTTCGGCAACTTCGCGATCAGCTTCTCGGTGATCTCGATCCTGTCCGGCTGCATGACCCTGTACGGCTTCGGCCTGGGTGCCGGCGGGCCCGCCGTGATGCTGTGGGGCTGGGCGGGCGTCGGCCTGTTCGTGCTGTGCGTGGGGCTGGCGCTGGCCGAGGTCACCAGCGCGTATCCCACGTCCGGTGCCCTGTACTACATGGCCGACCGGCTCGGCGGCCGGCGCTGGGGCTGGTACACCGGCTGGCTGAACCTGCTGGGGCTGCTCGGCGCGATCGCCGGGATCGACTACGGGGCCGCGCTGTTCACGGGCGCGTTCCTGAACCTCCAGTGGGGCTTCGAGCCGACGCCCGAGAAGACGATGCTGATCTTCGTCGCGATCCTGCTGGTGCACGCGGTGCTCAACCTGTTCGGCGTGCGACTGGTCAGCGTGCTCAACTCGATCAGCGTGTGGTGGCACCTGGCCGGTGTGGCGCTGATCGTCGGCGCGCTGGCCGTCGTCCCCGACCACCACCAGTCGCCGTCCTTCGTCTTCACGGAGTTCGTCAACGACACCGGCTGGGAGAGCCCGCTGTACGTGGCCGCGATCGGTCTGCTGCTCGCGCAGTACACCTTCTCCGGCTACGACGCCTCCGCCCATCTGTCGGAGGAGACCTCGAACGCCTCCGTGTCGGCGGCGCGCGGCATCGTGCGGGCGATCTGGGTGTCGTGGCTGGCGGGCTTCGTGCTGCTGGCCGGTCTGACCTTCGCCATCCAGGACTACGAGGCCACGCGGAACACCGAGACGGGGGTGCCGCCCGCGCAGATCCTGCTGGACGGCCTGGGCACGGACGGCGCGAGCGCGCTGCTGCTCGTGGTGATCGTCGCGCAGTTGTTCTGCGGCAACGCCGAGGTGGCCGCCGCGAGCCGGATGGTGTTCGCGTTCAGCCGGGACGGTGCCCTGCCCGGCTCGGCCCTGTGGCGCACGGTCTCGGCCCGTACCCAGACCCCGGTCGCCGCGGTGTGGCTGTCCGTGGTGGTCGCCTGCCTGCTGGCCCTGCCGTCCCTGTACTCGGCGACGGCGTACGGCGCGGTCACCGCGATCAACGTCATCGGCATCACCCCGGCGTACGCCATCCCGGTGCTGCTGCGGCTGCGGGCGGGCGACCGGTTCACGCCGGGCCCGTGGAGCCTGGGCCGGTGGAGCAGGCCGGTCGGCTGGACGGCGGTGGTGTGGGTGGCGTTCGTCACCGTGCTGTTCTGCCTCCCCCAGTCGTCGCCGGTGACCGTCGACACGATGAACTACGCCGCCGTCGCCCTGGCCGTCGTACTGGCATTGGCCACGGTGTGGTGGTTCGTCGCCCGCCGTTCGTACGGCACTCCCACGACCGCGGCGTACGGCGACGACCGTGACCAGGCCGAACTGGCCGAGGGCATCGTCTGA
- a CDS encoding mechanosensitive ion channel family protein codes for MDHLVPAGIALAAGLLGAFLLRVVLRWLAGHAGRTRWSGDDVMVAALRTVAPWAAVAGGVAGAAAALPLTRTVQHGVNQVLTMLLIFVVTVSAARVVAGLVRTVTLSRSGVAGSATIFVNITRVLVLAIGFLVMLQSVGISIAPLLTALGVGGLAVALALQDTLANLFAGVHILASKTVQPGDYIQLSSGEEGYVEDINWRQTTVRELSNNLVVIPNGQLAKSNMTNFMRPEQRMTILVQAGVSYDSDLEHVERVTTEVVAEVMTEISGAVPEHEPAVRFHTFGDSRIGFTVILGVGEFSDQYRVKHEFVKRLHRRYREEGIRIPAPARTVALQQGTVVFPQQRAGEDTVPFA; via the coding sequence ATGGACCACCTGGTGCCCGCCGGCATCGCCCTGGCGGCAGGTCTCCTGGGCGCGTTCCTGCTGCGCGTGGTGCTGCGCTGGCTGGCGGGACACGCCGGGCGCACCCGCTGGAGCGGCGACGACGTCATGGTGGCCGCGCTGCGCACGGTGGCGCCGTGGGCGGCCGTCGCGGGCGGCGTGGCGGGCGCGGCGGCGGCGCTGCCGCTGACCCGGACGGTGCAGCACGGCGTCAACCAGGTGCTGACCATGCTGCTGATCTTCGTGGTGACGGTGTCGGCGGCCCGGGTGGTCGCCGGCCTGGTGCGCACGGTGACCCTGTCCCGTTCCGGGGTCGCCGGATCGGCGACGATCTTCGTCAACATCACCCGCGTCCTGGTGCTGGCCATCGGTTTCCTGGTGATGCTGCAGTCGGTGGGCATCTCCATAGCGCCGCTGCTCACCGCGCTGGGCGTCGGCGGTCTGGCGGTCGCGCTGGCCCTGCAGGACACGCTGGCCAACCTCTTCGCGGGCGTGCACATCCTGGCCTCGAAGACCGTGCAGCCGGGTGACTACATCCAGCTCAGCAGCGGCGAGGAGGGCTACGTCGAGGACATCAACTGGCGGCAGACCACCGTCCGGGAGCTGTCCAACAACCTGGTCGTGATCCCGAACGGTCAGCTCGCGAAGTCGAACATGACCAACTTCATGCGGCCCGAGCAGCGGATGACCATCCTGGTCCAGGCCGGCGTCTCCTACGACAGTGACCTGGAGCACGTGGAGCGGGTGACGACGGAGGTGGTCGCCGAGGTGATGACCGAGATCAGCGGCGCGGTGCCGGAGCACGAGCCGGCGGTGCGTTTCCACACCTTCGGCGACTCGCGGATCGGTTTCACGGTGATCCTCGGCGTCGGCGAGTTCAGCGACCAGTACCGGGTCAAGCACGAGTTCGTCAAGCGCCTGCACCGGCGCTACCGCGAGGAGGGCATCCGCATCCCGGCGCCCGCCCGGACCGTCGCGCTCCAGCAGGGGACCGTGGTGTTCCCGCAGCAGCGGGCGGGCGAGGACACCGTCCCGTTCGCGTGA
- a CDS encoding NADP-dependent isocitrate dehydrogenase: MTDSTIIYTHTDEAPALATYSFLPVIRAYASQAGVAVETRDISLAGRIIALFPEYLTEDQRIPDALAELGELAKTPAANIIKLPNISASIPQLKAAIAELQGQGYALPAYPDDPKTDEERDIRARYDKVKGSAVNPVLREGNSDRRAPASVKNYAKTHPHRMGAWTGESRTNVATMGENDFRSTEKSVVIAEDGALRIELVGDDGTTTVLRESVPVKKDEVVDASVLRVAALREFLTAQVARAKSEGILYSVHLKATMMKVSDPIIFGHVVRAFFPKTFAQYGEALAKAGLTPNDGLGGIYKGLESLPEGAEIKASFDAELAEGPELAMVDSDKGISNLHVPSDVIIDASMPAMIRTSGHMWGPDGQEHDALAVIPDSSYAGVYQAVIEDCRANGAYDPSTMGSVPNVGLMAQKAEEYGSHDKTFEIPTTGTVRLVDRNGDAVLEQTVSAGDIFRACQTKDAPIRDWVKLAVTRARATGDPAVFWLDEGRAHDANLIAKVKAYLPEHDTEGLDIRILNPVEATKLSVERIRRGENTISVTGNVLRDYLTDLFPILELGTSAKMLSVVPLMAGGGLFETGAGGSAPKHVQQLVKENYLRWDSLGEFFALVPSLEQYAEVTGNTRAKVLADALDRATATFLNEDKSPTRRVGGIDNRGSHFFLSLYWAQELARQTDDADLAKAFAPLAETLSASEQRIVDELNAVQGKPAEIGGYYQPDPAKAAEVMRPSATWNEALASLA, encoded by the coding sequence GTGACTGACTCGACCATCATCTATACACACACTGACGAGGCCCCGGCCCTGGCGACGTATTCGTTCCTGCCGGTGATCCGGGCGTACGCCTCGCAGGCGGGTGTCGCGGTCGAGACCCGCGACATCTCGCTGGCCGGCCGCATCATCGCCCTGTTCCCGGAGTACCTGACCGAGGACCAGCGCATCCCGGACGCCCTCGCGGAGCTCGGCGAGCTGGCCAAGACCCCCGCCGCCAACATCATCAAGCTGCCGAACATCTCGGCGTCCATCCCGCAGCTCAAGGCCGCCATCGCCGAGCTGCAGGGCCAGGGCTACGCCCTGCCGGCCTACCCGGACGACCCGAAGACCGACGAGGAGCGCGACATCCGCGCCCGCTACGACAAGGTCAAGGGCTCCGCGGTCAACCCGGTCCTGCGCGAGGGCAACTCCGACCGCCGCGCCCCGGCCTCGGTGAAGAACTACGCCAAGACCCACCCGCACCGCATGGGCGCCTGGACCGGCGAGTCCAGGACCAACGTGGCGACCATGGGCGAGAACGACTTCCGCTCCACCGAGAAGTCCGTGGTGATCGCCGAGGACGGCGCGCTGCGGATCGAGCTGGTCGGCGACGACGGCACCACCACGGTGCTGCGCGAGTCGGTACCGGTGAAGAAGGACGAGGTCGTCGACGCCTCCGTGCTGCGCGTCGCCGCGCTGCGCGAGTTCCTCACGGCGCAGGTCGCCCGCGCCAAGTCCGAGGGCATCCTGTACTCCGTGCACCTGAAGGCCACGATGATGAAGGTCTCCGACCCGATCATCTTCGGCCACGTGGTCCGCGCCTTCTTCCCGAAGACCTTCGCCCAGTACGGCGAGGCGCTCGCCAAGGCCGGCCTCACCCCGAACGACGGTCTGGGCGGCATCTACAAGGGCCTGGAGTCCCTGCCCGAGGGTGCCGAGATCAAGGCCTCCTTCGACGCCGAGCTCGCCGAGGGCCCGGAGCTGGCGATGGTCGACTCCGACAAGGGCATCAGCAACCTGCACGTGCCCTCCGACGTCATCATCGACGCCTCCATGCCGGCCATGATCCGCACCTCCGGCCACATGTGGGGCCCGGACGGCCAGGAGCACGACGCCCTCGCCGTCATCCCGGACTCCTCCTACGCCGGCGTGTACCAGGCCGTCATCGAGGACTGCCGCGCCAACGGCGCCTACGACCCGTCCACGATGGGCTCGGTCCCGAACGTCGGCCTCATGGCGCAGAAGGCCGAGGAGTACGGCAGCCACGACAAGACCTTCGAGATCCCCACCACGGGCACGGTCCGCCTGGTCGACCGGAACGGCGACGCCGTCCTGGAGCAGACGGTCTCCGCCGGTGACATCTTCCGCGCCTGCCAGACCAAGGACGCCCCGATCCGCGACTGGGTCAAGCTGGCCGTCACCCGTGCCCGCGCCACCGGCGACCCGGCCGTCTTCTGGCTGGACGAGGGCCGCGCCCACGACGCCAACCTGATCGCCAAGGTCAAGGCGTACCTGCCGGAGCACGACACCGAGGGCCTGGACATCCGGATCCTCAACCCGGTCGAGGCGACCAAGCTGTCGGTGGAGCGCATCCGCCGCGGTGAGAACACCATCTCCGTCACCGGCAACGTGCTGCGCGACTACCTGACCGACCTGTTCCCGATCCTCGAGCTGGGCACCAGCGCCAAGATGCTGTCGGTCGTCCCGCTGATGGCGGGCGGCGGCCTGTTCGAGACCGGCGCGGGCGGCTCCGCGCCCAAGCACGTGCAGCAGCTCGTCAAGGAGAACTACCTGCGCTGGGACTCCCTCGGCGAGTTCTTCGCCCTGGTGCCGTCCCTGGAGCAGTACGCCGAGGTCACCGGCAACACCCGCGCCAAGGTCCTCGCCGACGCCCTCGACCGCGCCACGGCGACCTTCCTCAACGAGGACAAGTCCCCGACCCGGCGCGTCGGCGGCATCGACAACCGCGGCAGCCACTTCTTCCTGTCCCTGTACTGGGCGCAGGAGCTGGCCAGGCAGACCGACGACGCGGACCTGGCCAAGGCCTTCGCCCCGCTCGCCGAGACGCTGTCGGCGAGCGAGCAGCGCATCGTCGACGAGCTGAACGCCGTCCAGGGCAAGCCGGCCGAGATCGGCGGCTACTACCAGCCCGACCCGGCCAAGGCCGCCGAGGTCATGCGCCCGTCGGCCACCTGGAACGAGGCGCTGGCGTCCCTCGCCTGA
- a CDS encoding N-formylglutamate amidohydrolase has translation MTDAPQTFELLPGAARSPVILHVPHSSREIPADVRPGIALDDAALERELDHITDSHTARIAEAAAGLAGRTPWRFVNRASRLVVDPERFPDEREEMTAVGMGAVYTRTSHREVLRPDGTDPEPLIERYFRPYARAMTDAVADRLAATGRAVIIDVHSYPAEPLPYELHGEGPRPPVCLGTDEFHTPSELLTAARKAFAPCGETGLDSPFSGTYVPLDFYGKRREVGALMVEIRRDTYMTEPGGPAGPGLSRLAASLAALVDAVSG, from the coding sequence ATGACCGACGCCCCGCAGACCTTCGAGCTGCTGCCCGGCGCCGCGCGGTCCCCCGTGATCCTGCACGTGCCGCACTCCTCACGGGAGATACCCGCCGACGTCCGCCCCGGCATCGCCCTGGACGACGCGGCGCTGGAGCGGGAGCTGGACCACATCACCGACTCGCACACCGCCCGGATCGCCGAGGCGGCGGCCGGCCTGGCCGGACGCACGCCCTGGCGGTTCGTCAACCGGGCTTCGCGGCTGGTCGTCGACCCGGAGCGGTTCCCGGACGAGCGCGAGGAGATGACGGCCGTCGGGATGGGCGCCGTGTACACGCGGACCTCGCACCGCGAGGTGCTGCGGCCCGACGGCACCGACCCGGAGCCACTGATCGAGCGGTACTTCCGCCCGTACGCGCGGGCGATGACCGACGCGGTCGCCGACCGGCTCGCGGCCACCGGACGGGCCGTGATCATCGACGTGCACTCCTACCCCGCCGAGCCGCTGCCCTACGAGCTGCACGGTGAGGGCCCGCGCCCGCCGGTCTGCCTGGGCACCGACGAGTTCCACACGCCGTCCGAGCTGCTCACCGCCGCCCGGAAGGCGTTCGCCCCGTGCGGGGAGACGGGGCTGGACAGCCCGTTCAGCGGGACGTACGTGCCGCTGGACTTCTACGGGAAGCGGCGCGAGGTGGGCGCGCTGATGGTGGAGATCCGCCGGGACACCTACATGACCGAGCCGGGCGGTCCGGCCGGCCCCGGTCTGTCGCGCCTCGCGGCGTCGCTGGCGGCGCTCGTCGACGCCGTGTCGGGCTGA
- a CDS encoding RNA polymerase sigma factor, whose translation MDRADVGVLVQSAADGDAAAWKSLVDGLGPLVWSVVRAHGLSDADAHEVYQTAWFRFAQHLGRIREPEKTGSWLASTARHECLKVLRASKRWTPTDDPQLLDRPSDDRTPEESVLDSEEAAAQTERVRRLWQEFEELGERCRQLLRVLISSPPPSYQEVSTALGIAVGSIGPMRQRCLRRLRARLEARGTI comes from the coding sequence GTGGACCGTGCAGATGTCGGGGTGCTCGTCCAGTCTGCCGCCGACGGGGACGCGGCGGCCTGGAAGTCACTGGTGGACGGGCTGGGCCCGCTCGTGTGGTCCGTCGTGCGGGCCCACGGGCTGTCCGACGCCGACGCGCACGAGGTGTACCAGACCGCCTGGTTCCGGTTCGCCCAGCACCTGGGACGGATCCGGGAACCGGAGAAGACCGGCTCCTGGCTGGCGAGCACGGCGCGGCACGAGTGCCTGAAGGTGCTCAGGGCGTCGAAGCGGTGGACGCCGACCGACGACCCGCAGCTCCTCGACCGGCCGAGCGACGACCGTACGCCGGAGGAGTCGGTGCTCGACTCCGAGGAGGCCGCCGCGCAGACCGAGCGCGTGCGGCGGCTGTGGCAGGAGTTCGAGGAACTGGGCGAGCGGTGCCGCCAGTTGCTGCGGGTGCTGATCTCCTCGCCGCCGCCCAGTTACCAGGAGGTGTCCACCGCGCTGGGAATCGCGGTGGGCAGTATCGGGCCGATGCGCCAGCGCTGTCTGCGCCGGCTGCGGGCCCGGCTAGAGGCGCGGGGGACGATATGA
- a CDS encoding S8/S53 family peptidase translates to MAPQRFREQFDQIQRSMPEVPLAMGPDDSAEFFYEKGVVLARDGEEARLVEDTVRDHFTTMAGLTPDHVRRASPETNRTGITRIQVAGPGEGDRGGDPTVAHALRSLRTMEGRAGRRLISRNHVVSIAVNACPGDEPVPVPISEPPNPAAAGTPYDAGTAVGVLVIDTGLMHDYRSCPLLAHTEGDAQLRECDDDGVLQQYVGHGTFIAGLVAAVAPNTEVTVRNTLNDAGAILESELGEKLFEAVDRGGWPEVISLSAGTSNGRTDGLLGVHAFMEELRDQRTLLVAAAGNNASATPFWPAAYADLPGWENSVLSIGALRADGEFGACFSNHGGWVKAYAPGERLTSALTGFKTPVPYVYQHSTYDDCRYGFAYACTCQYPRHSGVLSEPGEAPAKPDQVMFEGHAQWSGTSFATPVVAGLVASHMTAHKERDPRAARTQLLAANTEYAEVRGAHVPALLPPTWRPVTLDPPTGGA, encoded by the coding sequence ATGGCACCACAGCGATTCCGCGAGCAGTTCGACCAGATCCAGCGCTCGATGCCGGAGGTCCCGCTGGCGATGGGACCGGACGACTCCGCCGAGTTCTTCTACGAGAAGGGAGTCGTCCTCGCCCGCGACGGCGAGGAGGCCCGTCTCGTCGAGGACACCGTGCGCGACCACTTCACCACCATGGCCGGCCTGACCCCGGACCACGTGCGCCGGGCGAGCCCCGAGACCAACCGCACCGGCATCACCCGCATCCAGGTCGCCGGCCCCGGCGAGGGCGACCGCGGCGGCGACCCCACCGTCGCCCACGCCCTGCGCTCCCTGCGGACCATGGAGGGACGCGCGGGCCGCCGGCTGATCAGCCGGAACCACGTCGTGTCCATCGCCGTCAACGCCTGCCCCGGCGACGAGCCCGTCCCCGTCCCGATCAGCGAGCCGCCGAACCCGGCCGCCGCCGGGACGCCGTACGACGCCGGGACCGCCGTCGGCGTCCTCGTCATCGACACCGGCCTCATGCACGACTACCGGTCCTGCCCGCTGCTGGCCCACACCGAGGGCGACGCCCAGCTCAGGGAGTGCGACGACGACGGCGTCCTCCAGCAGTACGTCGGACACGGCACGTTCATCGCCGGACTCGTCGCCGCCGTCGCGCCCAACACCGAGGTGACCGTCCGCAACACCCTCAACGACGCGGGCGCCATCCTGGAGTCGGAGCTCGGCGAGAAGCTCTTCGAGGCCGTCGACCGCGGCGGCTGGCCCGAGGTGATCAGCCTCTCCGCCGGCACCTCCAACGGCCGCACCGACGGCCTGCTCGGCGTCCACGCCTTCATGGAGGAACTGCGCGACCAGCGCACCCTGCTGGTCGCCGCCGCCGGCAACAACGCCAGCGCCACGCCGTTCTGGCCCGCCGCCTACGCCGACCTGCCCGGCTGGGAGAACTCCGTGCTGTCGATCGGCGCGCTGCGCGCCGACGGGGAGTTCGGCGCCTGCTTCAGCAACCACGGCGGCTGGGTCAAGGCCTACGCCCCCGGTGAGCGTCTCACCAGCGCCCTCACCGGCTTCAAGACACCCGTGCCGTATGTCTACCAGCACTCCACCTACGACGACTGCCGGTACGGCTTCGCCTACGCCTGCACCTGCCAGTACCCCCGGCACAGCGGGGTCCTGAGCGAGCCGGGCGAAGCGCCCGCCAAGCCGGACCAGGTGATGTTCGAGGGGCACGCGCAGTGGAGCGGCACCTCCTTCGCCACCCCCGTGGTCGCCGGCCTGGTCGCCTCCCACATGACGGCCCACAAGGAGCGGGACCCGCGTGCGGCCCGCACCCAACTGCTCGCGGCCAACACCGAGTACGCGGAGGTGCGTGGGGCGCACGTACCGGCACTGCTGCCGCCCACCTGGCGCCCCGTCACCCTCGACCCGCCGACCGGCGGGGCGTGA